In one Zobellia galactanivorans genomic region, the following are encoded:
- a CDS encoding endonuclease/exonuclease/phosphatase family protein, which produces MIFSFFRKKKGSHLNTISFYNLENLFDTIDDPKTLDDDFTPKGRKKWSLRRYKKKLYKLAKTIAEIGNTETQSPPVLVGVAEIENEQVMQDLLASEPLANVSYDYVHYDSPDERGIDCGLIYHKDHFEVLYSEPIAVLIYEEDERRDTTRDILYVKGKLNNEQVHIFVNHWPSRRSGNTTTEHKRMIAAETMIRFMARIEEDEAEPNYIIMGDFNDGPQSDSIKKLIDTKTLYNPMEKLLTPDRGSANYKRSWMLFDQIMVSHSFLNFEKGTHSFAHANIFDEHFLTEFKGKYMGSPYRTYVGNRYLGGYSDHFPVYIQLKYNA; this is translated from the coding sequence ATGATTTTTTCATTTTTCAGAAAGAAAAAGGGAAGCCATTTAAACACCATTAGCTTTTATAACCTCGAGAATTTATTTGATACGATAGACGACCCTAAAACCCTTGATGACGATTTTACGCCAAAGGGGCGCAAAAAGTGGTCTCTTAGAAGGTACAAAAAAAAGCTGTACAAATTGGCCAAGACTATAGCGGAAATCGGGAATACGGAGACCCAAAGTCCGCCCGTCCTGGTCGGTGTGGCCGAAATTGAAAACGAACAGGTGATGCAAGACCTTTTAGCGAGCGAGCCTCTGGCCAACGTCAGTTACGATTATGTCCATTACGATTCGCCCGACGAGAGGGGTATTGATTGTGGGCTCATTTATCACAAAGATCATTTTGAGGTATTGTACTCCGAACCGATAGCCGTGTTGATTTATGAGGAGGATGAAAGACGGGATACCACCCGTGATATTCTTTACGTTAAAGGCAAGCTCAATAACGAACAAGTGCATATATTCGTGAACCATTGGCCGTCGCGTCGAAGCGGAAATACCACTACCGAGCACAAGCGGATGATTGCCGCCGAGACCATGATCCGGTTTATGGCACGTATCGAAGAAGATGAGGCCGAGCCAAACTATATAATTATGGGCGATTTTAATGATGGTCCGCAATCGGATAGTATCAAAAAGCTTATCGACACCAAGACCCTCTACAATCCCATGGAAAAATTATTGACACCCGATAGGGGTAGCGCCAATTATAAGAGGTCGTGGATGCTGTTTGACCAGATTATGGTTTCGCACAGTTTTTTGAATTTTGAAAAAGGTACCCATAGTTTTGCCCATGCCAATATTTTTGATGAGCACTTTTTGACTGAATTTAAAGGGAAATATATGGGTTCGCCCTATCGCACCTATGTTGGGAATAGGTACTTAGGAGGGTATAGTGATCATTTTCCTGTCTATATCCAGCTAAAGTATAACGCTTAA
- a CDS encoding 3'-5' exonuclease has translation MLYKINLEHILFLDIETVPEEQNFEALNDEKKELWEQKSRYQRKDEFTPEEFYERAGIWAEFGKIVCISVGYFRFVGENKTFRTTSFHGDEATLLKEFKNLLDGHFNSPRHLLCGHNAKEFDFPYIARRMIIHGIQLPYKLNLFGKKPWEIPHLDTMELWKFGDYKNFTSLKLLANILGIPSPKQDIDGSMVRHVYYEENDIDRIVTYCELDVVTTAQVFLRLRGDDLIDEAYIKSI, from the coding sequence GTGCTATATAAAATCAATCTTGAACACATTCTTTTCCTTGATATCGAAACCGTTCCCGAAGAGCAGAATTTCGAAGCCCTGAACGATGAGAAAAAGGAGCTATGGGAGCAAAAATCAAGATACCAACGCAAGGATGAATTTACCCCCGAAGAGTTTTACGAGCGCGCCGGCATTTGGGCGGAATTCGGCAAAATCGTTTGTATCTCCGTCGGTTACTTCAGATTTGTAGGGGAGAACAAAACTTTTAGAACCACCTCCTTTCACGGTGACGAGGCCACATTATTAAAAGAGTTCAAAAACCTCTTGGACGGTCATTTTAACTCCCCAAGACATTTACTTTGTGGCCATAATGCCAAGGAATTCGACTTTCCCTATATCGCACGTAGAATGATCATACACGGTATACAGTTACCTTACAAACTCAACCTGTTTGGCAAAAAACCTTGGGAAATCCCGCATTTAGACACCATGGAACTGTGGAAGTTCGGCGACTATAAAAACTTTACATCCTTAAAACTATTGGCAAATATATTGGGCATACCGTCGCCCAAACAAGACATTGATGGCAGTATGGTACGCCACGTCTATTACGAAGAAAACGACATCGACCGTATTGTTACCTATTGCGAACTTGATGTGGTCACTACTGCCCAAGTATTCTTGCGCCTACGCGGGGACGACCTTATCGATGAGGCCTACATCAAAAGTATATAG
- a CDS encoding methylated-DNA--[protein]-cysteine S-methyltransferase, translating to METAFIRTPLGIAKLEGDANGLASIIVLNTEENVSSVIPKNLEAAVSQLQEYFAGERNNFDLALNPTGTDFQKRVWKALSKIPYGKTVSYLELSKTLGDVKAIRAVASANGKNPLWIIVPCHRVIGTDGSLTGYAGGLHRKKWLLDHENPVKQQSLF from the coding sequence ATGGAAACCGCCTTTATTCGCACCCCCCTCGGCATAGCCAAACTTGAAGGTGATGCCAATGGCCTGGCTTCCATAATTGTGCTGAATACCGAAGAAAACGTTTCATCCGTCATTCCGAAAAACCTTGAAGCGGCCGTAAGTCAACTGCAAGAATATTTTGCCGGCGAACGGAACAACTTTGATCTTGCGTTAAATCCCACGGGTACCGACTTTCAAAAACGTGTTTGGAAGGCCTTATCAAAAATACCCTACGGCAAAACGGTCTCTTACCTTGAACTTTCCAAGACCTTGGGCGACGTAAAGGCGATTCGGGCAGTAGCTTCCGCCAACGGAAAAAATCCTTTATGGATTATAGTTCCCTGTCACCGTGTCATTGGCACCGATGGCTCCTTAACCGGTTATGCCGGCGGTCTGCACCGGAAAAAATGGCTGCTAGACCATGAAAATCCCGTAAAACAGCAATCGCTCTTTTAA
- a CDS encoding CNNM domain-containing protein: protein MGLLIFYAFVSIFFSFLCSILEAVLLSINPTFVNVKKKDGKAYALILEELKKDVDKPLIAILTLNTIAHTVGAILVGVQAKVAYAELYGTTTRRIFGIAFTEDLMVGVVSTLMTILILVASEIIPKTIGATYWRQLANFTAKALRVMVVALKYTGLLWVLQIFTKLVGGKGHHGSVLSREDFTAMTDMAREEGVFEKSESTIIKNLLRFDQVLVKDVMTPRAVMKIAPESKTIAEFFADNPKMRFSRIPVYGDKMDHIDGFVLKDTILEEMVNNNGNTPLSEIKREILITERNTPIPRLFDTFISKRIHIALVVDEYGSVSGLVTMEDIIETLLGLEIMDESDNVADLQELARKNWETRAKRTGILDK, encoded by the coding sequence ATGGGCTTACTAATTTTTTACGCTTTCGTATCGATTTTCTTTTCTTTCCTCTGTTCCATTCTTGAAGCTGTGTTACTAAGCATCAACCCCACCTTCGTAAACGTCAAGAAAAAGGATGGAAAAGCCTATGCCTTAATTTTGGAAGAACTAAAGAAGGATGTAGACAAGCCACTAATCGCCATTTTGACCCTTAATACCATTGCCCATACCGTTGGAGCCATTTTAGTAGGGGTACAGGCCAAGGTAGCCTACGCGGAACTGTACGGCACCACCACACGCCGTATATTCGGAATTGCTTTTACCGAAGACCTCATGGTAGGTGTGGTATCTACTTTGATGACCATACTCATTTTGGTAGCCTCGGAAATCATACCTAAAACCATTGGCGCCACCTATTGGCGACAATTGGCCAATTTTACGGCCAAGGCCCTACGTGTTATGGTCGTTGCCTTAAAGTATACGGGACTCTTATGGGTTCTGCAGATCTTTACCAAACTTGTAGGCGGCAAAGGCCACCACGGCAGCGTCTTAAGCCGGGAAGATTTTACCGCCATGACCGATATGGCCCGCGAAGAAGGTGTTTTCGAAAAATCTGAATCGACCATAATAAAAAACCTATTACGTTTTGACCAAGTATTGGTCAAGGATGTAATGACACCAAGGGCCGTGATGAAAATTGCTCCGGAAAGTAAAACAATAGCGGAATTTTTTGCGGACAACCCTAAAATGCGTTTTTCACGTATTCCGGTATATGGCGATAAAATGGACCATATAGACGGTTTTGTGCTGAAGGATACGATTTTGGAGGAAATGGTAAATAACAATGGGAACACGCCTCTTTCAGAAATAAAACGAGAAATTTTAATCACCGAAAGAAATACACCCATACCACGCCTTTTCGATACATTCATTTCCAAAAGAATACATATTGCCCTTGTTGTGGATGAATATGGCTCAGTAAGTGGATTAGTGACTATGGAAGATATTATAGAAACCCTTCTCGGCTTAGAAATAATGGACGAGAGCGACAATGTTGCCGACCTGCAGGAGCTAGCTCGAAAAAATTGGGAAACCCGCGCAAAACGCACTGGAATACTCGACAAGTAG
- a CDS encoding serine hydrolase domain-containing protein, with product MKQLYSIFLIFALNVMLAQEDGPIPLNLGKGGDVLTYAHPSEVGLDSSYIHSEVSKIITNGIKKKAFPGAQVLVAKNGKIIFHQAYGYHTYDSIRAVALNDIYDLASVTKITAALPALMKLVDEGVLDLDQAFSTYWKPWRKRKDKRDITLRQILAHQAGLEPYIVLLNTVRKKNGTLKKRFVRTKPNPRFRRRAYDNIYVKSRFIKKAHRLIDRSQVSDKKSYRYSGLAFLIFPDLIQQLTGQSFSEYLQSNFYGPIGLNTVNFNPKLKSYTNFIVPTEQDSTFRKALTHAWVHDENAALLGGVSGNAGLFASATDLAQLMQIYLQYGVYNGKRYFSKAVIEEFTRVQFPENDNRRGLGFDKPLLNNAELALSKAYPAPEVSPDSFGHSGFTGTFVWADPENQLVYIFLSNRVYPSRSHRQIYDLNIRPAVQQVFYQARLAIE from the coding sequence GTGAAACAGCTATATTCCATCTTCCTGATTTTCGCACTAAACGTAATGTTAGCGCAGGAAGACGGACCTATACCCCTTAACTTGGGCAAAGGCGGGGATGTACTCACGTACGCACATCCATCGGAGGTGGGTTTGGACTCTTCCTATATACACTCCGAGGTCTCAAAAATCATAACAAACGGTATAAAAAAGAAGGCCTTTCCGGGTGCCCAAGTATTGGTCGCCAAGAACGGGAAGATTATCTTCCACCAAGCCTATGGCTATCATACTTATGACAGCATTCGGGCCGTTGCTCTGAACGACATTTATGACCTAGCCTCGGTCACCAAAATTACGGCGGCCCTTCCCGCCTTGATGAAACTCGTTGACGAAGGCGTACTCGACCTTGACCAAGCTTTTAGCACCTACTGGAAACCCTGGCGCAAGAGGAAGGACAAACGCGATATTACCCTACGGCAAATCTTGGCGCACCAAGCCGGCCTAGAACCTTATATCGTGCTACTGAACACCGTGCGAAAAAAAAATGGCACCTTAAAAAAACGCTTCGTGAGAACCAAACCAAATCCACGCTTTCGACGACGCGCCTATGATAACATTTATGTTAAAAGCAGATTTATAAAAAAAGCACATCGTCTCATCGACCGATCTCAGGTTTCAGATAAAAAAAGCTATAGATATTCCGGATTGGCCTTCCTTATTTTTCCTGATCTCATACAACAACTAACTGGCCAATCATTCTCCGAGTATTTACAAAGTAATTTCTATGGCCCAATCGGCTTAAATACCGTAAATTTTAATCCTAAGCTAAAATCGTATACGAATTTTATCGTGCCTACCGAGCAAGATTCCACCTTTAGAAAGGCCCTGACACACGCTTGGGTACACGATGAAAACGCAGCCTTGCTGGGTGGGGTGTCGGGCAATGCCGGGCTCTTCGCTTCCGCTACCGATTTGGCCCAACTAATGCAGATATACCTGCAATATGGCGTGTATAACGGCAAACGCTATTTCTCAAAAGCTGTCATCGAGGAATTTACCCGTGTACAATTTCCAGAAAACGATAACCGAAGAGGCTTAGGCTTCGACAAGCCCTTATTGAACAATGCGGAGCTAGCCCTCTCCAAGGCATACCCAGCTCCCGAAGTAAGTCCCGACAGTTTTGGACACAGTGGTTTTACAGGCACTTTCGTATGGGCCGACCCCGAAAACCAATTGGTATATATTTTCCTTTCCAACCGGGTATATCCCTCCCGTTCCCATCGACAGATCTACGACCTCAATATTCGTCCGGCCGTGCAACAGGTTTTCTATCAAGCTAGGCTCGCTATCGAATAA
- the hemB gene encoding porphobilinogen synthase has translation MYPLRRNRRLRTNDSIRHLVRETILSPKDFLVPLFVTEGKGIKEEIASMPDYYRLSLDLLETEIKELWNMGLHAVLLFVKVPDELKDNKGTEALNDDGLMQRAIKTIKNACPDMLVMTDVAMDPYSSFGHDGIVENGLILNDETSEFLAEMSVSHALAGADFVAPSDMMDGRILSIREALEDEGLINTGIMSYSAKYASAFYGPFRDALDSAPVDVKNVPKNKKTYQMDYANRFEALKETEMDVDEGADIVMVKPGLCYLDIVREIRNEVDVPVAVYQVSGEYAMVKAAAEKGWLDHDAVVMEQLTAMKRAGANIIATYFAKDAIRLLD, from the coding sequence ATGTACCCACTTAGAAGAAACCGTAGATTAAGAACAAACGATTCCATCAGACATTTAGTACGCGAAACCATTTTATCTCCCAAGGATTTTCTGGTACCGCTTTTTGTGACGGAAGGCAAGGGCATCAAAGAAGAGATCGCCTCTATGCCGGATTATTACAGATTGAGCCTCGACCTTCTAGAAACCGAGATCAAGGAACTATGGAATATGGGCTTACATGCCGTTTTGCTTTTCGTAAAAGTACCGGACGAGCTCAAGGACAATAAAGGCACCGAGGCCCTCAACGATGACGGACTCATGCAACGTGCCATAAAAACCATAAAAAACGCATGTCCGGACATGTTGGTAATGACCGATGTCGCCATGGACCCCTATTCTTCGTTCGGCCATGATGGTATAGTCGAGAACGGATTGATCCTCAATGATGAAACTTCAGAATTTTTGGCAGAAATGAGCGTTTCCCATGCCTTGGCCGGGGCAGATTTTGTTGCGCCGAGCGATATGATGGACGGCCGTATCCTTTCGATTCGTGAGGCCTTAGAAGATGAAGGCCTTATCAATACCGGAATCATGAGCTACAGTGCCAAATACGCCAGTGCCTTCTATGGCCCCTTTAGAGACGCCTTGGATTCGGCTCCCGTGGATGTCAAGAACGTCCCCAAGAACAAAAAAACCTATCAAATGGATTATGCCAATCGGTTTGAAGCCCTAAAGGAAACCGAAATGGATGTCGATGAAGGAGCGGATATCGTTATGGTAAAACCCGGACTCTGCTACCTAGATATCGTACGTGAAATTCGCAATGAAGTAGATGTACCCGTTGCCGTATACCAAGTAAGCGGCGAGTATGCCATGGTAAAAGCAGCCGCAGAAAAAGGATGGCTAGACCACGATGCCGTAGTAATGGAGCAACTGACCGCCATGAAAAGAGCCGGCGCCAATATCATTGCGACATATTTTGCCAAAGATGCCATTCGCTTGTTAGATTAA
- a CDS encoding DEAD/DEAH box helicase family protein has protein sequence MQLIDLLKFKFEWRSYQQGFLDNFEDHIEDSHLHVVAPPGSGKTILGLEVLRRVNKRTLVLAPTLTIRNQWKDRLVSFFLKDPSFSDYSMDLRVPQLLTFSTYQSLHALSKRFAGDGEDSLLQFITKNGIKTIVLDEAHHLKNEWYKCLMALKKIKGLTVIALTATPPYDSSGGELEKYFELCGPIDDEIAVPDLIKNGDLCPHQDFVYFSKPSEAQIKSIVTYRENIIRFMSELKADIGFQKLLLEHPFYAETEDRLEEIYAKPSFLSTILIFLNSAGVQIDKEKLLFLGFEGKTVEFPALTYEWIELLLQELLVVQREGLITYESILNKIEKRLARIGVYEKKRVNFVGDERLYRTLASSSSKLRSIHNILEEEHKVLGNRLKAVVLTDFIRKEFLEFKGEATRPLNKLGVVSIFQYLRIKFGQKDDLAILTGSLVVLHKKLTADFEALLGDDGAIGMKPMSSDRDFVEISVSGTHKNRIVGVVTRLFQLGKIKILIGTKSLLGEGWDAPAINTLVLASYVGSFVSSNQMRGRAIRTDTNDPDKSGNIWHLACLDPTATDGGKDLEKLKRRFTAFSGVSIVGEAYIENGLDRLQLPELFSGEAQLDELNKTMVDSASNRETLKGRWHEAIDKGSVLVREVKIPYAGKTPFRKAKKMRSVDAAQYLLIEVVAGLGLFLPEFLMKNITTLLNKGVFAFMYFLLAGIIIGFAPKTYKALKLYFLFGNAFKKTKKIANALLDYLMQTGQIHTEDSRVSVSAEQQANGAFVCYLKGASNYECNLFVQLLHEILAPVENPRYLLIGNHGLKKKWGIRKYYVVPQSLGRRKEDALSFHRFWKKHVDDSELLYTRTRSGRRELLKARLAHVVYQFKEVSEKTITWK, from the coding sequence ATGCAACTTATAGACCTCCTAAAATTTAAGTTTGAATGGCGTAGCTATCAGCAGGGTTTTCTAGATAATTTCGAAGACCATATAGAGGATAGTCATTTGCATGTGGTGGCCCCTCCTGGCTCAGGAAAGACCATTTTAGGATTGGAAGTGCTGCGTAGGGTCAATAAGCGCACCTTGGTCTTGGCGCCCACACTGACTATTAGGAACCAATGGAAAGACCGATTGGTATCGTTTTTTTTAAAAGACCCTTCGTTTTCCGATTATAGCATGGATCTTAGGGTGCCTCAACTTTTGACTTTTTCTACCTACCAGTCGTTACATGCATTAAGCAAACGTTTTGCTGGCGACGGAGAGGATTCCCTGTTGCAATTCATCACGAAGAATGGTATAAAAACCATTGTGCTGGATGAGGCACATCATTTAAAAAACGAATGGTATAAATGTCTGATGGCCTTAAAGAAAATCAAGGGCTTGACCGTTATCGCGTTGACGGCAACACCGCCCTATGATAGTTCAGGAGGGGAACTCGAAAAGTACTTTGAGCTCTGTGGTCCTATAGATGATGAAATTGCCGTACCTGATCTTATAAAGAACGGAGACCTTTGTCCGCATCAAGATTTTGTGTATTTCTCCAAACCTTCAGAGGCACAGATAAAATCTATTGTCACGTATAGGGAGAATATTATTCGGTTTATGAGTGAACTGAAGGCCGATATAGGGTTTCAAAAGCTTCTTTTGGAGCATCCCTTTTATGCGGAAACCGAAGATAGACTTGAGGAAATTTATGCCAAACCTTCGTTTTTGTCGACCATCTTGATTTTTCTGAATTCCGCAGGGGTTCAGATTGATAAAGAGAAATTGCTATTTCTCGGTTTTGAGGGGAAAACGGTTGAGTTTCCCGCGCTTACGTATGAATGGATAGAGTTGTTGTTGCAAGAGCTCTTGGTGGTCCAGCGTGAAGGGTTGATCACATACGAGTCCATCTTGAATAAGATTGAAAAGCGATTGGCCCGTATTGGGGTATACGAAAAGAAAAGGGTGAATTTTGTTGGAGATGAGCGGCTCTATAGGACTTTGGCGAGTAGTTCTAGTAAATTGAGAAGTATTCATAATATTCTTGAGGAAGAACACAAGGTGCTAGGCAATCGCTTGAAGGCGGTAGTACTTACTGATTTTATACGAAAGGAATTTTTAGAATTTAAAGGGGAGGCGACGCGCCCACTCAATAAATTGGGAGTGGTATCTATTTTTCAGTACCTCCGGATAAAATTCGGGCAAAAGGATGATTTGGCCATTCTTACGGGCTCTCTAGTGGTGCTTCATAAAAAACTAACCGCCGATTTTGAAGCGTTGTTGGGCGATGATGGGGCCATTGGTATGAAACCCATGTCTTCGGATCGCGATTTTGTAGAGATTTCGGTTTCGGGGACTCACAAGAATAGGATTGTAGGGGTGGTCACCCGGCTTTTTCAGTTAGGGAAAATAAAAATACTCATTGGTACAAAATCCCTTTTGGGGGAAGGTTGGGACGCCCCTGCTATAAATACCTTGGTATTGGCGTCTTATGTTGGGTCTTTTGTGTCTTCAAACCAAATGCGGGGTAGGGCGATTCGAACCGATACCAATGACCCCGACAAGAGTGGAAACATTTGGCACTTGGCTTGTTTGGACCCTACTGCGACCGATGGCGGTAAGGACTTGGAAAAACTAAAGCGGAGGTTTACCGCTTTTTCAGGGGTTTCTATAGTGGGCGAGGCTTATATTGAAAATGGACTGGATAGACTGCAGCTGCCAGAACTCTTTAGTGGGGAAGCCCAGCTTGACGAACTGAACAAAACCATGGTTGATTCGGCCTCAAATCGCGAAACGTTAAAGGGGAGGTGGCATGAGGCTATAGATAAGGGTAGTGTGCTGGTAAGGGAGGTGAAGATACCCTATGCGGGAAAAACGCCTTTTAGAAAAGCCAAAAAAATGCGTTCGGTAGATGCGGCACAATATCTGCTTATTGAGGTGGTCGCCGGTTTGGGGCTCTTTCTGCCTGAGTTTCTGATGAAGAATATAACAACGCTACTGAACAAGGGTGTTTTTGCCTTTATGTATTTTTTATTGGCGGGTATAATCATTGGTTTTGCCCCAAAAACCTATAAGGCCCTAAAGCTGTATTTCTTATTCGGAAACGCTTTTAAGAAGACCAAGAAGATAGCTAATGCTTTGTTAGACTATCTCATGCAAACAGGGCAGATCCATACGGAAGACTCTAGGGTTTCCGTTTCGGCCGAACAGCAGGCCAATGGTGCCTTTGTTTGTTACCTAAAAGGAGCTAGTAATTACGAATGTAATTTATTTGTACAATTGCTGCACGAAATACTGGCCCCTGTTGAGAATCCGAGGTACTTATTGATCGGCAACCATGGGTTAAAGAAAAAATGGGGTATCCGCAAGTATTATGTAGTACCACAAAGCTTAGGGAGGCGAAAAGAAGATGCCTTAAGCTTTCATCGCTTTTGGAAGAAGCACGTAGACGATTCAGAACTCCTGTATACACGAACCCGGTCGGGTAGAAGGGAACTGCTAAAGGCGCGTTTGGCCCATGTGGTTTATCAATTTAAGGAGGTTTCCGAAAAGACGATTACTTGGAAATAG